One stretch of Astatotilapia calliptera chromosome 3, fAstCal1.2, whole genome shotgun sequence DNA includes these proteins:
- the LOC113019009 gene encoding type-2 ice-structuring protein-like: MSGPRQILKITMKLLTVSALLCAMVALTTAAEARDEVEGLMPPAKSHVVKRSPRSPCCPGGWTKYGHRCFFFNSTVASWADAEKSCKSMRAHLASVRNINEYREIQRLTGKKESWIGGTDTSEEGEWLWSDETCFTYKKWCFREPNNDRNQDCLQINRGVFKCWDDMWCDAHLPSVCAKNISSFLG; encoded by the exons ATGAGTGGACCGAGGCAG ATACTAAAAATCACCATGAAGCTGCTAACTGTGTCTGCACTTCTCTGTGCAATGGTGGCTCTAACCACGGCTGCTG AGGCCAGAGATGAAGTAGAGGGATTGATGCCCCCAG CCAAGAGTCACGTGGTCAAGAGGTCCCCTCGTTCCCCTTGTTGTCCTGGTGGTTGGACTAAATACGGTCATCGCTGCTTTTTCTTTAATTCAACAGTCGCGAGTTGGGCTGATGCTGAG AAATCCTGCAAGTCCATGAGGGCACATCTTGCATCAGTTCGCAACATCAATGAGTACCGTGAGATTCAGAGGCTGACtggcaaaaaagaaagttggaTTGGAGGAACTGATACATCAGAG GAGGGTGAGTGGTTGTGGAGTGATGAGACCTGTTTTACCTATAAAAAGTGGTGCTTTAGAGAGCCCAATAATGATCGCAATCAGGACTGCCTTCAGATAAATCGTGGAG TTTTCAAGTGCTGGGATGATATGTGGTGTGATGCTCATCTGCCATCTGTCTGCGCCAAGAACATCTCATCATTCTTGGGCTGA